GCCCTTGTTGTAATGGGCTTTGCAATTCGACTGCGCATCTATTGCTTGTCCTCAGTATTATGTCGGAATCTTTTTCCTCACTTTGTTTTGGGATAGCATACTTGGCTCTCTTCGTTTACTAGCATTCACTTTGGTCGCTTCCCACTTTCCCTTTGGACCCAATTAATCGCTGCTtgtcactaatattattttttaataattagaatcataggaatatttttaaaattataaatgttttgTATTGATCGCTCACCTACTGACAATTCAAACTAACTAAAAAGAATAATGTTAAACTACTCGTCCTATGAATAATTCAGGTTTAATCAGATAAACCTGgggatatacatatattagttTTAAACAATCCTCTTAATAATGCTGATAAGTAGTACGTACCATGTTGCATTCAGTGACGTTTTTccaacaattttttaattaattaattattttcttaatagaaaaaaaatgtagtgGTTAAacaatcatcacaaaaataacgggttaaatgcaatttaccccctgtattatgtgaaatgagcaaataccccctttaaaaaaagaattagcaaattatccccttatcaataatttaaatagaaaggtaatttgctttttttcccaaaatataggggataatttgctattttatttttcacaacgaatttttttgctcatttttcatatcacaaattgtaaattgcattttccccCATGAATAACTGTAGCAAGATGTCCGTGCTCTCTTATCATATTGCACCCTTCAATCCTTaatcaatgtatttttattcacaATTATGCGCTAAGatattaaatactaaataattttttaatataacagTTTAAACTTTTATGTAAGAGGATAGTTTCACATTGTATCAAAACCAAACcaacattagaaaaaaaattatatttaattatgattagtaGTTTTTCTGTGctcatattttagtattaaatAGAATAGGTGAATATAATGCTACCATAAAACCTCGACCTCTAAatggaataattttattggcaAATActgccaaaaaaaataaaagaaaaaaaagtaagatGAGACTCTTTTTATCCTCacttttatataacttttaaatatgCAAAGTTGGGAGGAATATAGATTTAACAGTGTCAACGTCACCTtcctatttattaaaaaaaaaaaaaaaaaagaaagattggaGTGGGAGTGGGGGTGGggagataattaatttacttttatttttttctgtttttctaataaaaaattcacaacCTTCTTTAGACTGTGACGTGACATCCAGTTGGTGCTTCCAAAAATGTCTActgatatatacatacatatacgtatatatacgttatttaaagaattataaaatagtcGGTAAAATTTTCTATACACACATATTAAGGTATCAGTGAAAATTTTCTATCCCACTTTGAtataatagtatttatttcttaaaattagcatataattaaaattttaatttaaagtgGGAATGCAAATGGTACGTgcattaatgtaatattaatgtgtaatattaaaattaaacaagagaTCTTTCTCGATGATgtgagaatatttatattaagtcTCGAAGATTTTTCAACGgttataactatttatttcaaaGAATATCTTGTCAAGGACTCCTAAAAGAGACATTCTGAAAAATTCATTAAGGTCTTCTTAGAGACCTTCATATTAACGCCGTTCGGACTTAGTACTCAAGATTTGAGACAGTACGTGAAATCGTACAATCAGTCCAATAGCGATAAATAATGTCTCTCCCTCAATCAGGTACAATTTGTGCTACCtaacaatttcattctctCTTAAAAACCAACACCAAACACTGTTGACTTGATCGTCGAAGTGCGACCGCGCCAGAAATCTCCCCAACTTGGTCCTAACACTTTGGCTCTCTTCGCATGCATAGCTGCGTTCTTTGGAGCAGCAAATACACAAAAccaattacaaaaatacctTAAACGTagattgttgtttttcttgaaaacacCGGGAAAAGTACACCCTATCAGCGAgcaaattaatgaaaaggACTGTCTAGAAGGTCTAATTTCTAAATGGTCCTAATGCAgccgttttttttttttaccttcttctttcttttttttttccccctatGTTTGTTTCGCTCTCGACGAAATAATACGAGGACCAATAACTATCAACGATTTAAATGTCTTACGACTAGGGCAAGTCTTCTAGAGCACAAATTCAGATTAATGACACTCACAAAtccaacataaatatatatatacatatagacaTAAACagacacatatacacacatttttacaaatttgatGTACACCCAAAAggaatttttatataacttcAGTGTGTGACGACTAAAATAACCTGCAGATTgatgtaagtataatatatagttgtccgatcaattgaaataatttcacATGGTATGCTTGTAATTACTCATCAAGCCAATCATCCAGCCAACAAGTAGGACAtacgtttttttttctttttgaaaaaaattattttattcatcaatCAGGGTTTTTTCTAGTTAAAGCCATTTAgtagtttaatttttgttacttcgtttattataaaatcatcaaatctacTTGATAGAGTTGAGCATTTTAATGTactaaagatatatatactgtataaatatatataaggtgatatttgaaaaaaaataattattcaattgaaaaaatctaGTTCTTCCTCGATATATGCCTGATTGTTTACGTTTAAGATGTAGTTGAGAGGTGAGATTTGAAGTATGTTGgtttaaaaaacaaagtatGTGTCTCTCACATGTTAGCATTTCCTCCAAAACGTCTAATTACACGGCCATGTGTGTATTTTCATCGAACATTCTTATTCaactcaataaaaaaaagtaaaaaaattgtaagttaCTATCCTAAAAATAATCCTCCCATTACTATTAATAacacctaaaaaaaaatatttaagttacgagatcaaatataaaattttctccTATACATATACgtataattttgaagaaaaggtTGGCGAGGGTCTATCTAAGtcatgaaataataaataaatctacgTATACGTAGATAGGGAGAGCCCCCACAAGAAATTAAACGGCATCCGCGCAGTCACATGTGTGTTGGAACATTGCCACACCCCTCCAAACCCACTCGGACAGCTTCCTTTTTTCTTACCTATATATAGTGATCCACAAACTATGTTTGTACCTCACATACTACACACACCAAAATCAACTGCCTACACCATCACAATCCATACTCAATCATCTCCTTACGTAACCTCTCCACCAAGCATTCCTCCCCACCCTCAAAAAAGCTATAAGCTCCACTATTACTAGTAGTAGTATCCACACAATTTCATCTCTCCCAAACAAGACCTACACAACATGGACATGCATGTTCATgctctctccctctcttctCCTCTATTGCTTTTTGTCATAGTTTTCTCACAGTTTGCGGTCCcttctacttcttctctaGATTCTTTCATATACGTTGGCTGCTCGCAGCTCAAATACAGCCCCGGCACTGCTTATGAATCGAACGTTAACTCGATATTATCCTCGATTGTGAACTCGGCGTCGATTTCTAACTTCAACAACTTCAAGATTTCCCTCCCTGGCTCGGCACCAGGGGACGTCGTCTACGGCCTGTTCCAGTGCCGGGGCGACCTCAGCAACTCTGACTGTCACGATTGCGTTTCCAATGCGGTGACACGACTTGGGGCCTCCTGCGGTGGCGCGTCTGGTGGCGCGTTGCAGTTGGAGGGTTGTTTTGTTAGGTATGATAATACGTCGTTCTTGGGGGTGGAGGACAAGACTGTGGTCTCGGATAAATGTGGGCCGTCGATTGGGGATTACTCGGACTTGTTGAGTCGGAGGGACGCTGTGCTGGCGTATCTAGCGGCTGGAGGGCAGTTTTTTCGGGTAAGTGGGTCCGGGAGAGTCCAAGGCGTAGCGCAATGCGTACAGGATTTGAGTGTGGGCGAGTGCCAGGATTGCTTGTCGGAGGCGATCGAACGGCTGAAAAGTCAGTGTGGGTCCTCAGCCTGGGGGGACATGTTCCTGGGCAAGTGCTACGCGCGGTACTCGGAGCGTGGGTACTCATCCAAAAGCGGTAAGCTGCTCCACCACCGCGGGTGGTGGTTCATGgttttcagtttcttttttctttaatcttttTCAGTAAATTATGGTTGTGTGAATTGTTTGACAATATGCTAATTAACAATTAGGAATTTAACTCGTAAATTAATGTGTGTAAGTATATTTAATCACCAGTGATTTTCATGCACGATCATCTTATTCAATTCTATTTTCTAGTATTACATCAAACAAAAGATATTAAGCgtccaaaaaaggaaaaaaattattgtccaaACACGATTATGCTTTTGCATTTAATACTAGCAAGATTATGTTTTGCTGTTCTGATCTTTTtattgcacatatatatatatatatattatgatcataattataaaagaggAATTAATCACTTTATGATTATGAATAAAGTGGTTTTGAACTTGAGATAGCAATTGATGTTGAGGCAAGAATAAGGAAAAAGTTGAAGCAAAGGtatcattcttctttttcactttGGAGGAACCCTAAAAGATGAGGGTGAAATTTGTAAGTAG
The window above is part of the Sesamum indicum cultivar Zhongzhi No. 13 linkage group LG2, S_indicum_v1.0, whole genome shotgun sequence genome. Proteins encoded here:
- the LOC105156210 gene encoding cysteine-rich repeat secretory protein 12, producing MDMHVHALSLSSPLLLFVIVFSQFAVPSTSSLDSFIYVGCSQLKYSPGTAYESNVNSILSSIVNSASISNFNNFKISLPGSAPGDVVYGLFQCRGDLSNSDCHDCVSNAVTRLGASCGGASGGALQLEGCFVRYDNTSFLGVEDKTVVSDKCGPSIGDYSDLLSRRDAVLAYLAAGGQFFRVSGSGRVQGVAQCVQDLSVGECQDCLSEAIERLKSQCGSSAWGDMFLGKCYARYSERGYSSKSENDDEVEKTLAIFLGLIAGVAILIVFLSFLSKLFDSNKGAAGK